TTATCTCAACAGGGCAGACTGGGAATGTGCCCAGGAGGGTAGGAAGTAGCGAAATTTAAGGCATcaggtcttacccatggaagctcaatCACACAATGcatttgttagtttataaggtgctacagaagtGTGTGATCTTTGTGAATCTGCATATTTGATATACCTGAGATTCATTTccattctccctctctctttgtTTCCCCTACAGATGACGTACTCCGAGGGGGACCCTAGAGAAAACCAGACCATCTCCGGTGTGCTTAtcctggtggggttttcctacctCAAGAAGCTGCAAATCCTCTTGTTCCTGGTGCTTTTGGTCATCTACTTGATCACCATGACAGGGAACCTACTTGTTATAGTCCTGATAAAGCTGAACACCtcccttcacacccccatgtatttcttcctggtaaACCTGTCTTTcctggaaatctgcttcaccagcagtgtggtcccacTGTTACTCTTTCACCTCCtagtggaggaaaagaccatctccattgctggaTGTTCAGCCCAGATGTACGTCAACACCATCATGGGCCTCACCgaatgctgcctcctcacagccatggcctacgaccgctacgtggccgtATGttaccccctgcactacacaaccatcatgagctgccgggtgtgtgctctgctggCGGGGGCTTCATGGTTCATCGGCATCTCATTGGAAGTAGCTAAGACcatgtggatcttcagcctgcccttctgtggctccaaccgcatccaccacttcttctgtgataTCCCACCAGTGGTGAAGCTCTTATGCACCGACGCATGGAAGATTAGGATTTTTAGTGTCAGTGTGTCGGTGCTATTTATCTTGACTCCTTTCTTGTTGATAATCCTGTCCTATGTGTGCATTATCTCCTCCGTCCTCAAGCTGCCAGCAGTGGATGGAAGGcataaagccttctccacctgctcagcCCACCTAATCATGGTGACTTTGTTCTATGGCCTGGCCCTTATCACCTTCCTGATGCCCAAGTCTAGCTCCACCTCAGAGAGTGACCAAGTGATTTCCCTCTTGAATATAATTGTGCCACCAGCATTGAACCCCGTACtgtacactctgaggaacaaagaggtgaaagaggCCTTTCGGAAAACAATTATgaagagcatctttgcaaaaTAACTGGAGAAACCAGAGAATGAAAAGTCGTGAAAATGGGGGTAACGAAGGAAATACAAGAATATTCTTTTGCATTTCTCACCTAGATTCTTCAGATCTTTATTTCAATATCAGCATTTGAATGACTTTGTCTTCTTGTAATCCTCAGGGAATAATGAGAAGAGAAatgtttctttcagaaaaaacctCTTTTAAATTGCTTATTTTTTCCAGGAATTATATTAGGCACAACCTTTGAGCAGTTTGCAAATACATTGAAAATCAAAGGACGATATTTAACCAAAGTACTCTCCTGATTTTAGAACTTCAAAACCTGAAATGTCCAAGAAAAGTTGTTTTAAATGAGAATCATTTCATGCCAGGTACGCGTCCCCCAGCCTGGTATTTCACAAATCGGAATATGGGAACCTGTCCTTCTCTTTAACGTCCCCTGCGGCGGGGTGGTATTGATAGTGCACTGACTCTAAGGCCCAGTATTATGCTGACAGCGAGAGGCATCCACGGTGTCCAACACTGAgttcttcctgggcttcagcaggAGGAGAGAATGGGCTGGTTGTACTGCCAGGCCCTTCAGACAATGCAGCTTCTCCATTTGCTTTCTGAGAAACGTGAAGGTCTCTGTCTCTgtttccctctctctttcctgtGCCCTTTTCATCTCCACTCCATCCCGCTTCATTCTGTCTCCAAGGTGTCTCTCTGTCAGGTCTGGTGACGGTGAGGGCAGAAGGGCCCATTCCTCAGGAATCAAGATAAGGAGAAGAAGCCTGGGGCCCCAGAAACCAATGACCCAGCTCCAGCAGTGCAGTGCGGCTGCCCTCCCCTCGCACCTCTCCAAGAGGTGGCCAGCATCTCCTGCGGCCCCTAAGGATGGGAAGGgagctgcagccaatgggagatgtatGAGTGGTGCCGGTGGGACACGGTGCGCTGACACCTGCTGTTCCTCCCCTGCTACgggacagggcttctggctggggaCAAAACCAGGCCTTGGCTCCCTTGGCAGCTGTATCCCCTGCTCGTTGTATGTCCCAGActcttcccctcttcctcctccccttcatTCTCCTCCCTGTGCCCTTCTGGGCCTTTGAGTTCCGCTCTTTGGGATTCTCCTTGGTGATCTGAGGGCCGTGGTGCTGTCTCTGCCTAGAATGGCCTGAACCCCAGTGGCAGTTCGGCAGCTCCACACCAGGGGGACTTTAATGTCCTTGGGCTCCTGGTGCCCCAGTCACAGCTCCTTGGTTTTCAGACGGCGCAGCTGTTGGTCCCGGTTGTATCCCATCCCATGCAGCCCCAGGTCAAACCACTCATAGACATTCATATTCCTATGGCT
The window above is part of the Carettochelys insculpta isolate YL-2023 chromosome 32, ASM3395843v1, whole genome shotgun sequence genome. Proteins encoded here:
- the LOC142004502 gene encoding olfactory receptor 10A4-like, with protein sequence MSPPRAEKIAVFAIHNSVCAPTSVSLLEESNMTSTEAINIHHQLHQTGLMTYSEGDPRENQTISGVLILVGFSYLKKLQILLFLVLLVIYLITMTGNLLVIVLIKLNTSLHTPMYFFLVNLSFLEICFTSSVVPLLLFHLLVEEKTISIAGCSAQMYVNTIMGLTECCLLTAMAYDRYVAVCYPLHYTTIMSCRVCALLAGASWFIGISLEVAKTMWIFSLPFCGSNRIHHFFCDIPPVVKLLCTDAWKIRIFSVSVSVLFILTPFLLIILSYVCIISSVLKLPAVDGRHKAFSTCSAHLIMVTLFYGLALITFLMPKSSSTSESDQVISLLNIIVPPALNPVLYTLRNKEVKEAFRKTIMKSIFAK